The genomic region CGACGCTGCGCCTGACGCAGACACGGCCGCTGCGCTGCAGCTCGaactcggcctcctccagtCGCGTTTGGGACAGGACCGAGCCGCGAACCAGGCGttcctcgcggccgcgcgagcTAGCGGCCTCGAGTTTGAGCTCGCTGGTGCAATGGGCCGCCGTACCAAGTTCCAGGTGATGGACTACTCGCAGCTTGTTCTGCTTGCCGAGAGCCGTGCAcgagagggcgaggaggtcgtggAGAAGAAGGTACCAGAGACTCTGGCGCTCAACGACGACACGCTGCTAGAAGAGACCGAGTTCACCAAGGTCACACAGACCGGCTCGGGCGCACTCGCCCACCTCGACCCATCGAACCAGCCGCCGCTGCACCCGCTTGACCAggctctccttctctcgcTGTGCCTGTCGCAACGCAATGACTCGCCGACACACGGCCTCACGAACCAGCAGATGATGCCATTCCTCGCACGGGTCCTCTCTCACCCCCGCAACTGGAGCATCCACACCACTgcactcctcctccgctcaCGCCTCGAGGCGAACCGCTCGCGCACGGTTGAGCGGTCGacgctccagctcgccgcgctcatTGACCAGATGCCGACGGCCGACTCGGCTCCggccgagcgcctccaGTACTTCCATCAGCTGCCTCTGCCGTCCAagtgggagatggagcgcgagctcgccaagcgctACCTTTCGCTCGGTGTCGTGCGGTCCGCGCTTGAGATCTTCACACGTCTCGAGATGTGGGAAGACGCCGCCATTGCCATGATGCGGATGGACATGGACAGTGAGGCTGAGCGCCTCGTTCACGACCTCCTAGAGGGGCGTAAGATTGAGAGTGACGTTGTGGTGCAGCTCGGCAAGAGCAGCCTCTCGGAcgcacgccgcgccaagctctcctcggcccgcgCAGCCAAGCTGTGGTGCGTTCTGggcgacctcgcgctcaatgGTGACGTGGGTATTCGGGACCCAGAGGCTGGCCGTGCCGCTGCAATCGAGAAGTACGACAAGGCATGGGAGGTGAGCGGCGAGAGCAACTCGCGCTGCCAGCGCTCCCTGGGTGCGCTATACACTAGCTCGAGGCAGTATGAGGCGGCCGTCGGCGCGTTCAAGAAGGCGCTCGCGATCAACCCTCTCTACGCGCAGGCGTGGTTCACGCTTGGCGTATGCTACATGCGCCTTGAGCGGTGGCGTGAAGCACGCGATGCGTTCAAGCGCCAGGTTGGCGTCAATCCCGACGACAGCGAAGGATGGAACAACCTCGCGGCCGTTTATCTGAGGATGAACGAAGAGGGTCTTCAGCCGGGCGAAGTTCCCGAGCCCGTGACGTTCGAGACGAAGCAGCTCGCGTGGCATGCGCTCAAGTCGGGTCTGCGGACGAGCTACGACAACTGGCGCATGTGGCAGAACTACATGGTTGTGTCAatcgacgtcggcgagctcgccgaggctgtGCGTGCCATGACccgtgtcgtcgaggtcatggGCACCAAGGACCCGCTTGTGGCCGTCAACCCCGAGGTGCTAGACAAGCTTGTGGACGCGATTTCGAGGGACGCATGGAACGATGGTAACGGCCCTGCGGACGGCAAGCCACCTCCCACAAGTAACGAGGGGTGGGGCCTGCTCCCCCTCGTGGACAGGTTGTTTGACAGCACCATCTTCCCCCGAATCAGCGACGACCCGCGTGTTTGGCGCGCACATGCGCGCCTCCTGCGATGGAAGGAGGACTGGGCTggtgcgctcgaggactATGTGCGTGCATACCGCGCTGACGTCGTTTCCGACGAGCGGGTCGAGCGTGACCGTGCGCGTTTCGCCGAGGCCGTaagcgaggtcgaggacctggTGGCTACGTTCCAGCTACTGGGGCCCAAGGTGCCCCGCGTcgaggggaagaagggcgaCTGGCGCTTCCAAGCGCGCGGGATCGTGCGGACGTTCATGGGCCGTACCAAGGATGCGTGAGTATCCATGTTTGTGTTAGGATGGGCTGACTCCAGATTCGAGGGTGAGCCAGAGTGGGACCGTCTGAAGGACCTGCTGGACGAGCTCCGGCGCTCTGACTAGACTTGCCCCGACTAGACTTGTACCATCATAGATCACGGATGCATGGGTATCCTAGTACAACAAGCGCGGCGATGtagcggcggcgcggcggtgtTCCACAGGCGaggccgcggcctcggAGTCTATCGTAGATGAGAGAAGCTTagcggcggcgcttggTCTTGCCCTGTCTGTCAGCTCGTTTGGATAGCGTAGTTGGGTCCTTGAGTGCTTGTTACTCACAGCCTTGTGCCGAGAAATGGGGACGCCGTGCTTGTTTTGGCCCTTGAGCTTCGGGCGAGCATCCATGCCCTTGCTCTTACGCCATTCCTCGCGGCGGCTTCCGCGGGGTGCCGAAGTCGAGATCTTCTTGGTCTCTGGATGTCAGCGCAGGCTCGCTAGCCGCAACATCAGGGCACGATTATCACAGCTGGTTCCTGCTCCATTACCAGCTGCGCATTTGTACTCAccctccttcatctcctcatcgccctcccccATCGCAGCATCCCCCTCTGCGTCCTCCTTCGTGCCAGCCTTGGCCATAATACGAGACGAAATGCGAGCAGTACGCTCGGCGTCCGCGACGGCGTAGTGCGACATGACGGCCttgcgccggcgcgcagcgagcTTGACCTTTGAGCGGAGCGACTTTGCCATTGTGTTTGTTTTCGCCTTGAGCCTGGATGTCACAAGATCAAGATATACATAGAGATAGGGCAActtgggtggcgatggcgaACATTTCCCGGATCAATCCAAAAATTAAGAAAAACTAATCCACGTGATTGTCACGTGGAGACTTACGCGTCTGCTCGCtgacgtcctcgtcgtcactctTGATCAGTCTAGATAGTCTATTGATCTCAACAACAGACTGCACTTTTACACTTtatcgagctcgacgcaACATGTCCCGCTCATCCTACGACCGGTTAGATGTTGTTAACTTCCTTAGCTAACGACAGATACCTCACCGTCTTCTCGCCTGAAGGCCGGGTGCGTCCTTCCCCCATGTTGTTGCTAATGCCAGCTGTACCAAGTCGGTGCGTCTCAGACGTACTGGGCGTTTGCCCAGATGGTACCCTGGGCcgaagctgacagcagaatACGCGTTCAAGGCCATCAGTGGGGCGGGGATCACGTCGCTCGCCATCCGTGGCAAGGACACAGCCGTCGTCATCACCCAGCGCAAGGTACCTGTGAGTCTTCACCTTTCCCGTTCCCGCTGCGGTTCCGCATAGCTGGATAAGAaggagctgacaacaggacAAGCTGCTTGACCCCGAGACGGTGACCCACGTCTTCCAGATCACGCCGACGATCGGATGTGTCGTCACTGGCCGCATTGGTGAGCTGAACGAGAGGGCTCTTGAGCTGACACTagccgacgcgcgcgcacaGGTCCAGCGTACACGGTCAGAGGCGGCCGAGTTCCGCTACAAGTTTGGCTACGAGATTACGCCTGATGCGCGTGAGTCAGCTCGTTCGCATCCGACAGCCTAACTGACGCGTTCGTTCTCATCTATACGTCACCTCGTACATtcctcccgctcctcatcacccGCCAGTCTCCAAGCGCATGGCCAACATCAACCAGGTGTACACGCAGCGTGCGGGCATGCGCCCACTCGGCATCTCGATGATCCTCATTGGGCCCGATGACGAGCGTGGACCGCAGGTGTTCATGATCGACCCTGCTGGCTACTACGTCGGTTACAAGGCTGTCGCAAGCGGCCAGAAGCAGACCGAGGCGACCAACTTTGTGAGTAGCAAGCGGAGCGAGACGCTTTGCGAACTGCGCAGGGGCGGCCTAGCATGAGGAGATTTCGAGtcacagctgacagcagttgGAGAAGAAGTGGAAGTCTGTTGAGAACCGGTCGCTGAATCTCGACCGCGCGGGTGTGATCGAGCTCGCGATCGAGACGCTCTCGAACGTGTGTGCGACCGACTTTAAGGCGGGCGAGATTGAGATTGGCAtcacctcgacgtcgccagaCGAGCCAGGAGAGGGCGGCAAGCTGGGTGGCACCGGACGTTTCCGCCAGATGGGcgaggctgagcgcgacgagtggCTCGTCCGTGTGGGAGAGAAGGACTAGTGCGTGAGGTGATGTGTAGACAGGTAGAAGTTTGCATATGTACGGTTCAGTAGAGTGGCGGGTGAAGTGGTGTCGCCAGTGACTGCCGCAAGTCCGAGcggcggtgacggcggATTTGTCAAGGATGCATCTCCCAACGACTCAGGATTTACCTGTCGTTGTCTCCTGCCGCCACATATTGTCATGAACACACCAAACAGCAACTGCCACATGCATTTGCATGCATCCGAGGCGTCTTGGAATTAGCCGCGTCATCGTTCCTAATCGCCCTCTATTTGTCACTCGGTCATCTTAATCGCCCCCTCTCCGGAGCCGGATTTTTACATCCGCCTTTGCCGGTCCAAGCCGTCGCCCAACTTGCTCATGCAAGGCATCCATCTTTGCCAACTAGACACTAACCACCATGCTGCCATTGTCTGCCCGCGCTGCACGCACATTGCTCCGTCCCTCGACGGTATCGGCGACCCGGCGCGCGTCtactgctgctgcggtGAGTATTTGTGCGAACGCGTTCTGGCAAGTTCAGGCGTTGTCAGTCCGCCGACAGCGCCGCTCGTCGCTATGGTCCGccgtctccttcttctctccCCCCCTCGTTCCGCCTCTTCCAGTCTCTCCCGCTCCAGCCGACCAGCAGAGTTGGTCATCCCCCACTCCCGTGGTCGGGTggctcgctctcgtccaACCCCGCTCGACAGCTGGCTCGCTCTACCCTCATCGCCCCacctctctcccctccaCTCCACACCGCTTGGCAGGACTCGCTGTACAAACTCCCTTTATTCTCGCTCacactaaccccagcccgG from Cutaneotrichosporon cavernicola HIS019 DNA, chromosome: 2 harbors:
- a CDS encoding uncharacterized protein (Protein of unknown function (DUF2423)), with amino-acid sequence MAKSLRSKVKLAARRRKAVMSHYAVADAERTARISSRIMAKAGTKEDAEGDAAMGEGDEEMKEETKKISTSAPRGSRREEWRKSKGMDARPKLKGQNKHGVPISRHKAGKTKRRR
- a CDS encoding uncharacterized protein (karyogamy-related protein), giving the protein MSDLEWALASLSAPSGSSRAAEIVTAVKGADFRAVVFSKEGTDVLALVPNLLDGLQEGATDSDSSSSPKVSDEDAFVLLAVAVALQHAFVQANWTGPNLDFGPADVIAAVRGGEVGDADAANAAANAGALPALTILGEPAYHLAAHPALFLLSVRLLAYLQKSAALKTLPWWLLRSHLVHLALLDEPVALSDDIIQEVIALVDAAPDADTAAALQLELGLLQSRLGQDRAANQAFLAAARASGLEFELAGAMGRRTKFQVMDYSQLVLLAESRAREGEEVVEKKVPETLALNDDTLLEETEFTKVTQTGSGALAHLDPSNQPPLHPLDQALLLSLCLSQRNDSPTHGLTNQQMMPFLARVLSHPRNWSIHTTALLLRSRLEANRSRTVERSTLQLAALIDQMPTADSAPAERLQYFHQLPLPSKWEMERELAKRYLSLGVVRSALEIFTRLEMWEDAAIAMMRMDMDSEAERLVHDLLEGRKIESDVVVQLGKSSLSDARRAKLSSARAAKLWCVLGDLALNGDVGIRDPEAGRAAAIEKYDKAWEVSGESNSRCQRSLGALYTSSRQYEAAVGAFKKALAINPLYAQAWFTLGVCYMRLERWREARDAFKRQVGVNPDDSEGWNNLAAVYLRMNEEGLQPGEVPEPVTFETKQLAWHALKSGLRTSYDNWRMWQNYMVVSIDVGELAEAVRAMTRVVEVMGTKDPLVAVNPEVLDKLVDAISRDAWNDGNGPADGKPPPTSNEGWGLLPLVDRLFDSTIFPRISDDPRVWRAHARLLRWKEDWAGALEDYVRAYRADVVSDERVERDRARFAEAVSEVEDLVATFQLLGPKVPRVEGKKGDWRFQARGIVRTFMGRTKDAFEGEPEWDRLKDLLDELRRSD
- the SCL1 gene encoding uncharacterized protein (Proteasome subunit); the protein is MSRSSYDRYLTVFSPEGRLYQVEYAFKAISGAGITSLAIRGKDTAVVITQRKVPDKLLDPETVTHVFQITPTIGCVVTGRIADARAQVQRTRSEAAEFRYKFGYEITPDALSKRMANINQVYTQRAGMRPLGISMILIGPDDERGPQVFMIDPAGYYVGYKAVASGQKQTEATNFLEKKWKSVENRSLNLDRAGVIELAIETLSNVCATDFKAGEIEIGITSTSPDEPGEGGKLGGTGRFRQMGEAERDEWLVRVGEKD